In the Mycoplasmoides gallisepticum genome, one interval contains:
- the leuS gene encoding leucine--tRNA ligase gives MYNHNLIEKKWAKIWNDQKIYSFQIDKNKPKYYILDMFPYPSGKGLHVGHVKAYMATDVISRWKNALGFNVLHPIGWDAFGLPAEQYAIQTNNHPAKFTQENINNFRTQLKRLGFNYDYRLEVDTTNKNYFKWTQWIFKKLYEHDLAYQADIEVNWCEQLGTVLANEEVLTDENGNKISERGSYPVIKKKMRQWVLKITAFADQLIDDLENLNWPNSIKAMQVNWINKSVGASIKFEIDQLDNQTIEVFSSRADTLFGASFLALSFDYPLVKQKLITDKNNAIEQFIKDNSIDQRVRYQGINTNYFAIHPITKKKIPIYLADYILSDYGTGAVMGVPAHDERDYQFAKQYDLEIIPVIKADQYPYLLDGEHINSEFNNGLNNEQAIQKTIAYLREHNLGDQKINYKLRDWIFSRQRYWGEPFPVLFDEEDNIYLLKDSELPVELPQLSDFSPNKDGLPPLANADDQWLHPIIDQKKYRREINTMPQWAGSCWYYLAYLLKLTDLNQADGDQNYLALNSEKAKELFDHFMPVDLYVGGQEHAVLHLLYARFWYKFLHHIKIVSSTEPFSQLINQGMILGEDNTKMSKSKGNIINPDDLVLSHGADTIRTYVMFMGPLNASLAWNSNALNGTRKFLERVYNLFDRVEINDSINQNLNYDYHNFLKKINKHLENFEFNLVVSEMMIFINACYKQTQVNKEMITNFLIVLSFFAPYLAEELNSKLNNPTLLYKMRLAQWDEAYLVKNTTTISCSINGKFKLVHEFDLDSDEQEVANYFLNQDLIKRNLENKKLVKTIFVKNKVINFIIK, from the coding sequence ATGTACAACCATAATTTAATTGAAAAAAAATGAGCTAAGATCTGAAATGATCAGAAGATTTATTCTTTTCAGATTGATAAGAATAAACCTAAATATTACATCCTTGATATGTTTCCCTATCCTAGTGGAAAGGGTTTACACGTTGGTCATGTTAAAGCTTACATGGCCACTGATGTGATCTCAAGATGGAAAAACGCTTTAGGGTTTAATGTTTTACACCCCATTGGTTGGGACGCTTTTGGTTTACCAGCTGAACAGTATGCGATCCAAACTAATAACCATCCAGCTAAATTTACCCAAGAAAATATTAATAACTTCAGAACGCAATTAAAACGACTTGGGTTTAATTATGATTATCGTCTAGAAGTAGATACAACGAATAAAAACTACTTTAAATGAACCCAATGGATCTTTAAAAAGTTGTATGAACACGATTTAGCTTACCAAGCTGATATCGAAGTTAACTGGTGTGAACAGTTAGGAACAGTTTTAGCTAATGAAGAAGTACTAACTGATGAAAACGGGAATAAGATCTCTGAACGAGGATCTTATCCCGTAATTAAGAAAAAGATGCGTCAGTGAGTGCTGAAGATTACGGCTTTTGCTGATCAGTTAATCGATGATTTAGAAAACTTAAACTGACCTAATTCAATTAAGGCGATGCAAGTTAATTGAATTAATAAATCAGTAGGGGCTAGTATTAAATTTGAAATCGATCAGTTAGACAACCAAACGATCGAAGTATTTAGTTCACGAGCTGATACGCTATTTGGTGCTAGTTTTCTTGCATTAAGTTTTGATTATCCTTTAGTTAAGCAAAAACTAATCACAGATAAAAATAACGCGATCGAACAATTTATTAAAGATAATAGTATTGATCAAAGAGTAAGATATCAAGGGATCAATACTAATTATTTTGCTATCCACCCAATTACCAAGAAAAAGATCCCGATCTATTTGGCTGATTACATCCTCAGTGATTATGGTACTGGAGCAGTGATGGGTGTACCAGCTCATGATGAAAGGGATTATCAGTTTGCCAAGCAATATGATCTAGAGATCATCCCTGTGATTAAGGCTGATCAATATCCTTATCTATTAGATGGTGAACATATTAACTCTGAATTTAATAACGGGTTAAATAATGAACAAGCGATTCAAAAAACAATCGCTTATTTAAGAGAACATAATCTTGGTGATCAGAAGATTAATTACAAATTGCGTGATTGGATCTTCTCACGGCAAAGATACTGGGGTGAACCTTTCCCAGTTTTATTTGATGAAGAAGATAATATCTACTTATTAAAAGATAGTGAACTACCAGTAGAATTACCCCAGTTAAGTGATTTCTCACCAAATAAAGATGGTTTACCACCACTAGCTAATGCAGACGATCAATGGTTGCATCCAATCATTGATCAGAAGAAATACCGTCGTGAGATTAACACGATGCCCCAATGAGCTGGTTCTTGTTGGTATTATTTAGCTTACTTATTAAAGTTAACTGATCTAAATCAAGCTGATGGTGATCAAAACTATTTAGCTTTAAATAGTGAAAAAGCTAAAGAACTATTTGATCACTTTATGCCAGTTGATCTATATGTCGGTGGGCAAGAACATGCGGTCTTACACTTATTATATGCAAGATTTTGGTATAAATTCTTGCATCATATCAAGATCGTTAGTTCAACTGAACCATTTAGTCAACTAATCAATCAAGGAATGATCTTGGGTGAAGATAATACCAAGATGTCAAAATCAAAAGGGAATATTATTAACCCAGATGATTTAGTTTTATCTCATGGAGCTGATACGATTAGAACGTATGTGATGTTTATGGGTCCACTTAATGCTAGTCTAGCTTGGAACTCAAACGCACTAAATGGTACTAGAAAGTTTTTAGAACGAGTTTATAACTTATTTGATCGAGTGGAAATTAATGATTCAATTAATCAAAACCTAAATTATGATTATCATAATTTCTTAAAGAAGATAAACAAACACCTAGAAAACTTCGAATTCAACTTAGTTGTCAGTGAGATGATGATCTTTATTAATGCGTGTTATAAGCAAACCCAAGTTAATAAAGAGATGATTACTAACTTCTTGATTGTCTTATCATTCTTTGCTCCTTATTTAGCTGAAGAACTAAATAGCAAACTCAATAACCCAACCTTACTATATAAGATGAGATTAGCTCAATGAGATGAAGCTTATTTAGTTAAAAACACAACAACGATCTCATGCAGTATTAATGGTAAGTTTAAATTAGTTCATGAGTTTGATCTTGATAGTGATGAACAAGAAGTAGCCAACTACTTCTTGAATCAAGATCTAATAAAAAGAAATCTAGAAAACAAGAAGTTAGTTAAAACGATTTTTGTGAAAAATAAAGTAATTAACTTCATAATTAAATAA
- a CDS encoding aminopeptidase P family protein, with protein MLTADFQFKHDIIKKALKQHKADAILFTSDQNRLWFTEFKSSAGFLLVTNTKSVLVIDSRYYLAASKEIKHTEVVLLAANVLSDVAKKLKIKHLLIEGDYLTYQYQSILDRISEKQTPIETQSLRAIKTPSEIKKLKKVIDITKEVGNKLTSMMKVDMTEIQLAKLVTFALIDAGGEKNSFDPIVASGPNGAKPHHHPTNRKFKDGDFVTVDFGTIYQGFCSDITRTWVLNKPKNQRLINAYKLVDKSNQAGIKAAKADMTGQEVDAVCRKIIDETEFKGLFVHSTGHGVGIDIHEKPNVATSYTDKLGVDSIVTIEPGIYIPNVGGIRIEDMIQVKADKSIWLSKDIKRMKL; from the coding sequence ATGTTAACCGCAGACTTTCAATTTAAGCATGACATTATTAAAAAAGCATTAAAGCAACACAAAGCTGATGCTATCTTATTCACATCTGATCAAAACCGTTTATGATTTACAGAGTTTAAATCTTCAGCTGGTTTTTTATTAGTTACTAACACGAAATCAGTTTTAGTAATCGATTCTCGTTACTACTTAGCTGCAAGCAAAGAAATCAAGCACACTGAAGTAGTGTTATTAGCAGCTAATGTACTTAGTGATGTTGCTAAGAAATTAAAGATTAAACACTTACTGATTGAAGGCGATTATCTAACATATCAATACCAATCAATATTAGATCGTATTAGTGAAAAACAAACACCGATTGAGACCCAAAGTCTAAGAGCGATTAAAACTCCTTCTGAAATTAAGAAACTTAAAAAAGTTATTGATATTACCAAAGAAGTTGGTAATAAATTAACTAGTATGATGAAGGTTGATATGACCGAGATTCAATTAGCTAAATTAGTAACTTTTGCTTTAATTGATGCTGGAGGTGAAAAAAACTCATTTGATCCGATCGTTGCATCTGGACCAAATGGAGCTAAACCACACCACCATCCAACTAATCGTAAGTTTAAAGATGGTGACTTTGTAACAGTTGACTTTGGAACAATTTATCAAGGTTTTTGTTCAGATATTACAAGAACTTGAGTACTAAATAAACCAAAAAACCAAAGATTAATTAATGCTTATAAGTTAGTTGATAAATCTAACCAAGCAGGTATTAAAGCAGCTAAAGCTGATATGACTGGACAAGAAGTTGATGCAGTTTGTCGTAAGATCATTGATGAAACTGAATTCAAGGGTCTTTTTGTTCACTCAACTGGTCACGGTGTGGGAATTGATATTCACGAAAAGCCAAATGTAGCAACCTCTTATACTGATAAATTAGGAGTTGATTCAATAGTTACGATTGAACCAGGTATCTATATTCCTAATGTTGGTGGAATCAGAATCGAAGATATGATTCAAGTCAAAGCAGATAAATCAATTTGGCTATCTAAAGATATTAAAAGAATGAAACTTTAA
- a CDS encoding C1 family peptidase, which translates to MNKNNKIDFQKYLKKNLSYQKKREYLLTRNALVANDINLMAANVFNPDKNLTEFLVDAHKPTLTITNQDMSGRCWIFAGLNPLRRQTAEKLKVSNFVFSQTYMDFWDKYERANVFLNKMIEKADVELDDRDLKAELQSAGQDGGWYGFFENLVNKYGLVPQEVMPDSFSGHNTFILNELLQVVLIKATKEIRAHKKASQKQKEVVDATLKKVLEMLVLAYGPVPSKFDWQYVADAKKDEENKELANKEEKSTKTKTEVKTPAQQEEEKAKQELKEIKTEFSFIKQITPLEFFKQYVNYQEYDFLDLWTIGNTIDYKINQRYSLKDSNNLFEASDFNFLNVDRNILKFFALANLVAKQTMWFACDVNHYRNNKTGGFDNQKFDYQSLFNIDFSVDRNKQVRSHFISSNHAMTLSGVDFDEAKSLLKQKELVKKYKNLKKFDQYQFVLDLSQTFVFKKWKIENSWGEKVGNKGFYYMNDQWFNDYLIDIVISTKAADDFFKNPKFIDPDLIGLVKQLKTKEILKAGLDTKPILIDGYDPLGANNKGVK; encoded by the coding sequence ATGAATAAAAATAATAAAATCGATTTTCAAAAATACTTAAAGAAAAACTTAAGTTATCAAAAAAAACGCGAATACTTACTAACAAGAAATGCACTAGTAGCTAATGATATTAATCTAATGGCAGCTAATGTTTTTAACCCTGATAAAAATCTTACTGAGTTTTTAGTTGATGCTCACAAACCAACATTAACTATTACCAACCAAGATATGAGTGGTCGTTGTTGGATCTTTGCTGGATTAAACCCACTAAGAAGACAAACAGCTGAAAAACTAAAAGTATCTAATTTTGTCTTTTCACAAACCTATATGGATTTTTGGGACAAATATGAGCGTGCTAATGTTTTCTTAAACAAAATGATTGAAAAAGCTGATGTTGAGCTTGATGATCGTGATCTGAAAGCTGAATTACAATCAGCTGGTCAAGATGGTGGTTGGTATGGTTTTTTTGAAAATCTAGTAAACAAATATGGTTTAGTTCCCCAAGAAGTAATGCCTGATAGTTTCTCTGGGCACAACACTTTTATTCTTAATGAACTACTTCAAGTTGTTTTAATTAAAGCAACTAAAGAGATTCGTGCTCATAAAAAAGCAAGCCAAAAACAAAAAGAAGTTGTTGATGCAACCCTTAAAAAAGTACTAGAGATGCTAGTTTTAGCATATGGTCCTGTTCCATCAAAATTTGATTGACAATATGTAGCTGATGCTAAAAAAGATGAAGAAAATAAAGAGTTGGCTAATAAAGAAGAGAAATCAACTAAGACTAAGACTGAAGTAAAAACCCCAGCTCAACAAGAAGAAGAAAAAGCTAAACAAGAATTAAAAGAGATTAAAACCGAGTTTAGTTTTATCAAGCAAATTACTCCGCTTGAATTCTTTAAACAATACGTTAATTACCAAGAATATGATTTCTTAGATCTATGAACGATTGGTAATACTATTGATTACAAAATTAACCAAAGATATAGCTTAAAAGATTCAAATAATCTTTTTGAAGCTAGTGATTTTAATTTCTTAAATGTTGATCGTAATATTCTTAAATTCTTTGCTTTAGCTAATTTAGTAGCTAAACAAACGATGTGATTTGCTTGTGATGTTAATCACTACCGTAACAATAAAACCGGGGGATTTGATAATCAAAAATTTGATTATCAAAGTCTATTTAATATCGACTTTAGTGTTGATCGAAATAAACAAGTAAGATCGCACTTTATCTCATCTAACCATGCTATGACTTTATCTGGGGTTGATTTTGACGAAGCTAAGAGTTTACTAAAACAAAAAGAGTTAGTTAAAAAATATAAGAACCTAAAAAAATTTGATCAGTACCAATTTGTTTTAGATCTAAGTCAAACCTTTGTTTTCAAGAAATGAAAGATTGAAAACTCATGGGGTGAAAAAGTTGGTAATAAAGGATTTTATTACATGAACGATCAATGATTTAATGATTATTTAATTGATATCGTGATCTCAACTAAAGCAGCTGATGATTTCTTTAAGAACCCAAAATTTATCGATCCAGATTTAATTGGTTTAGTTAAACAATTAAAAACCAAAGAGATTTTAAAAGCTGGTTTAGATACTAAACCGATCTTAATTGATGGTTATGACCCATTAGGTGCTAACAACAAAGGAGTTAAATAA
- the smpB gene encoding SsrA-binding protein has product MRLLVNNKKAKYNYELLDKYEAGISLSGNEVKSLALHHGKLDDSYVIIRKNEAYLLNLLIPKYKFDTSKVLNETRTRKLLLHKSEILKIDLIKKQHSLVIIPYQIYFVNNKIKVSIYLARPKKRYDKRQTIKEREINKKIRKY; this is encoded by the coding sequence ATGCGATTATTAGTTAATAACAAGAAGGCTAAATACAACTACGAATTACTTGATAAGTACGAAGCTGGCATCAGCTTAAGTGGTAATGAAGTTAAATCATTAGCACTACACCATGGTAAGCTTGATGATAGTTATGTAATTATCCGTAAGAACGAAGCATATCTCCTTAATTTATTAATTCCCAAATATAAGTTTGACACCTCTAAGGTGTTAAATGAAACCAGAACAAGAAAATTACTTTTACATAAAAGCGAGATCTTAAAGATCGATCTGATTAAAAAACAACATTCACTTGTGATCATTCCTTATCAGATCTATTTTGTTAATAACAAAATCAAGGTCAGTATCTATCTTGCTAGACCTAAAAAGCGCTACGACAAAAGACAAACGATCAAAGAACGCGAAATCAATAAAAAGATAAGAAAGTATTAA
- a CDS encoding YbhB/YbcL family Raf kinase inhibitor-like protein — protein sequence MRWIINMDMKKKHAIWSNCFTETGDGVYLKSETVKLNNNRYESLDLTWDKIEGAKSYAVVMVDYEASRVIGQSFIHWVVANVKENKLAYAANINNKSIVQGLNSTAQGQTESSKGVIIECVPGAFKNTAEAASDYLPPLPPDDTHLYTLRVYGLDVDHVDLPKHFSLTDLNQKIIRHTVGEHELHFWYKPN from the coding sequence TTGAGGTGAATAATTAATATGGATATGAAAAAGAAACACGCCATTTGATCAAATTGTTTTACAGAAACAGGTGATGGTGTTTATTTAAAAAGTGAAACCGTTAAATTAAATAACAATCGTTATGAAAGTTTAGATTTAACGTGAGATAAAATTGAAGGTGCTAAAAGCTATGCTGTCGTAATGGTTGATTACGAAGCATCTCGTGTAATTGGGCAATCATTCATTCATTGAGTTGTGGCTAATGTAAAAGAAAATAAATTAGCTTATGCAGCTAATATTAATAATAAGAGTATCGTTCAAGGATTAAATTCAACAGCACAAGGACAAACTGAAAGTTCTAAAGGTGTAATTATTGAGTGTGTTCCAGGGGCGTTTAAAAACACTGCTGAAGCTGCTAGTGATTACTTACCACCTCTACCACCAGATGACACTCACCTATACACATTAAGAGTGTACGGATTAGATGTTGATCATGTAGATCTACCTAAACACTTTAGTTTAACAGATCTTAACCAAAAGATCATCCGCCACACTGTAGGTGAACATGAACTACACTTCTGGTACAAACCAAATTAA
- a CDS encoding C1 family peptidase, which yields MAKLELKDSLKQLNNLSRSKFNKQLTNILNTVGVKSVSYNGYNFSKNSLSFNLDLSAQPITNQFQTGRCWIFAGLNLLRYHLAKELNIDDLELSQSYLAFWDKFEKANYFLETVTELRDKKVNDRTLSFILKNGVADGGQWTMLTNLIKKYGLVPKSIMPDTANSASTNQLNYLINLKLNQAASKILDNKDKPVAELNKIKTKALDEVFYLLSSIYGELPTKFDFSYTKVIKKDSADRSESHFNYLPKKVVETNFTPLTFYQKYFKQLVEKQGFVSVINAPANNKPFNQTFSVKYLNNVIESDEILHYNLEQGLFSYLTIKQLVNQQPVWFGCEVKNIYLNEAKTFWDDQSFDYQTLFNIDLSLSKNDQLDYWLSSINHAMLITGVDLDLEKFNQIDQEFNQLVKANKTKQAYQYLVEHMDQLTIHKWKIENSWGQDLGHAGYFVISDSYFKRYTYQVAINRQLFNQLVEQLKLTKEFDKPVRLLEPWDPIGTLAK from the coding sequence ATGGCAAAATTAGAATTAAAAGACTCACTAAAACAACTAAACAACCTATCACGTTCAAAATTTAATAAACAACTAACAAATATCTTAAACACCGTTGGTGTTAAGAGTGTATCATATAACGGTTATAACTTTAGTAAGAACTCATTATCATTTAATCTTGATCTAAGTGCTCAACCAATTACCAACCAGTTCCAAACGGGAAGATGTTGGATCTTTGCTGGACTTAATCTATTAAGATATCATCTAGCTAAAGAGTTAAATATTGATGATCTAGAGTTATCACAAAGTTATCTAGCATTCTGAGATAAGTTTGAAAAAGCTAATTACTTTTTAGAAACAGTTACTGAATTAAGAGATAAGAAAGTAAATGATCGAACCTTATCATTTATCCTTAAGAATGGCGTAGCTGATGGTGGGCAGTGAACGATGTTAACCAACTTAATTAAGAAGTATGGTTTAGTGCCTAAATCTATAATGCCTGATACTGCAAATAGCGCATCAACAAACCAACTTAACTACTTGATTAACTTGAAGTTAAATCAAGCAGCAAGTAAGATTCTTGATAATAAGGATAAACCAGTAGCTGAACTAAATAAGATTAAAACCAAAGCTTTGGATGAAGTGTTTTATCTACTAAGTTCAATCTATGGAGAGTTACCAACTAAATTTGATTTTAGCTACACTAAAGTAATTAAAAAAGACAGTGCTGATAGATCTGAATCACACTTTAATTACTTACCTAAGAAAGTGGTTGAAACTAATTTCACACCATTAACTTTTTATCAAAAATACTTTAAGCAGTTAGTTGAAAAACAAGGGTTTGTTTCAGTTATTAATGCTCCAGCAAATAACAAACCATTTAACCAAACTTTCAGTGTTAAATATTTAAACAACGTCATTGAATCAGATGAGATCTTACACTACAATCTAGAACAAGGATTATTTAGTTATCTAACGATTAAACAACTAGTTAACCAACAACCAGTATGGTTTGGTTGTGAAGTTAAAAATATCTACTTAAACGAAGCTAAAACGTTCTGGGATGATCAATCATTTGATTATCAAACCCTATTTAATATTGATCTATCATTATCTAAGAACGATCAATTAGATTATTGATTGTCATCAATCAACCATGCGATGTTAATTACTGGGGTTGATTTAGATTTAGAGAAATTTAATCAGATCGATCAAGAGTTTAATCAGTTAGTTAAAGCTAATAAGACTAAACAAGCTTACCAATATTTAGTTGAACATATGGATCAATTAACTATTCATAAATGAAAGATTGAAAACTCTTGGGGACAAGATCTTGGTCATGCTGGGTATTTTGTGATCTCAGATTCTTATTTCAAGAGATACACATATCAAGTAGCAATCAACCGACAGTTATTTAACCAACTAGTTGAACAATTAAAACTAACCAAAGAATTCGATAAACCAGTAAGATTATTAGAACCATGAGATCCAATTGGAACCCTAGCCAAATAA
- a CDS encoding aldo/keto reductase, giving the protein MKYNLLANNYKMPSIGFGTYKLEDGKQTVEAVKTALEVGYRHLDCAEIYENQLSVSQGIKLSGVNRKEIFITSKIWNDDKGYESTKKAFHKILKDLDLEYLDLLLIHWPIGKGFKDNWQEVNAQTWKAMEEFYLEGKIKAIGLSNFLVHHIEALKKSAKILPMVNQLEFHPGYLQPEIVEYCQKNNIVVQAWSPFSQSKVLENKTLVQLAKKYEVTVAQLILNWIIQKDIVPLPKSKTPERIRSNFDVFNFGINQADLKVIDQLNDCGGLGLHPDQVDF; this is encoded by the coding sequence ATGAAATACAATCTATTAGCTAATAATTATAAGATGCCCAGCATTGGTTTTGGCACTTACAAATTAGAGGATGGTAAACAAACTGTTGAAGCAGTTAAAACTGCTTTAGAAGTTGGTTATCGTCATCTTGATTGTGCTGAGATCTATGAAAACCAACTATCAGTTAGTCAAGGAATTAAGTTATCAGGTGTTAATCGCAAAGAGATCTTTATCACCTCAAAGATCTGAAACGATGATAAGGGTTATGAATCAACCAAAAAAGCCTTTCATAAGATCTTAAAAGATCTTGACCTTGAATATTTAGATCTCTTATTAATCCATTGACCGATCGGTAAGGGTTTTAAAGATAATTGGCAAGAAGTTAATGCCCAAACTTGAAAAGCGATGGAAGAGTTTTATCTCGAAGGTAAAATTAAAGCAATTGGGTTAAGTAACTTTTTAGTTCACCATATTGAAGCACTTAAAAAAAGTGCTAAGATCTTACCAATGGTGAACCAATTAGAGTTCCACCCTGGGTATTTACAACCTGAGATCGTTGAATATTGCCAAAAGAACAATATCGTTGTTCAAGCATGATCACCGTTTTCCCAATCAAAAGTTCTAGAAAATAAAACCCTAGTTCAGTTAGCTAAAAAATACGAAGTTACCGTAGCACAATTGATCCTTAATTGGATCATCCAAAAAGATATCGTTCCGTTACCTAAATCCAAAACTCCAGAACGGATTAGATCTAACTTTGATGTTTTTAACTTCGGGATTAACCAAGCTGATCTTAAAGTAATTGATCAATTAAACGATTGTGGTGGGTTAGGTTTACACCCTGATCAAGTTGATTTTTAA
- a CDS encoding YbhB/YbcL family Raf kinase inhibitor-like protein: MKKYSIGNNSKIWSKMVGADGYLALHGGGHKNENQTPFPSFSLDLSWEKIPNAKSYAVIVEDFDAAAVIGFSFIHWIAVNIKTNHIAENQSYLDHNKWLESKQSAYGENLLWQGHNSSVNKTLVANNKTNKDLGGILPEGFTSTSLENSLMYFGCYPPNADHTYTVVVYGLDVDASELTYHKNHRTQKYHLNKPYYVGDFMQAIHKHVVGKHTLHFKYKKVG, encoded by the coding sequence ATGAAAAAATATTCAATTGGTAATAATAGCAAGATCTGATCAAAGATGGTTGGAGCAGATGGTTATCTAGCTTTACATGGTGGTGGTCATAAGAATGAAAACCAAACACCATTCCCTTCTTTCTCATTAGATCTATCATGAGAAAAGATCCCTAATGCGAAAAGTTATGCAGTGATCGTTGAAGACTTTGATGCAGCTGCAGTAATTGGTTTTAGTTTCATTCACTGGATCGCAGTTAATATTAAAACTAACCACATTGCTGAAAACCAATCATATCTTGACCACAATAAGTGATTAGAATCTAAGCAATCAGCATACGGTGAAAACTTATTATGACAAGGTCACAACTCAAGTGTTAATAAGACTTTGGTAGCTAACAACAAAACTAATAAAGATCTAGGGGGAATCTTACCTGAAGGGTTCACTTCAACATCACTTGAAAATTCATTAATGTACTTTGGTTGTTATCCACCAAACGCTGACCACACATACACCGTAGTTGTTTATGGTTTAGATGTTGATGCTAGTGAATTAACTTACCACAAGAACCACCGAACGCAAAAATACCACTTAAACAAGCCGTATTATGTAGGTGATTTCATGCAAGCAATTCACAAACACGTTGTTGGTAAGCACACCTTACACTTCAAATACAAGAAAGTTGGTTAA
- the rpmG gene encoding 50S ribosomal protein L33, translating to MAQKRGTRLGCNDCNEINYITRKNAKKNPEKLSLNKYCSRCRGTTVHKEVKRK from the coding sequence ATGGCACAAAAACGTGGTACCAGATTAGGTTGCAATGACTGTAATGAAATTAATTACATTACTAGAAAGAATGCAAAGAAAAACCCAGAAAAACTAAGTCTAAACAAATATTGTTCTAGATGCCGCGGAACTACAGTTCACAAAGAGGTGAAACGTAAATAA